One region of Streptococcus salivarius genomic DNA includes:
- a CDS encoding SGNH/GDSL hydrolase family protein — protein sequence MPQNEAEGRLNLYDDVTPLENTKNINILARAIRKKTRGADVREAIAKAIETTYADGTANGNANMEVAKARGEYETLNQRLQDIQTTAQSSQQLGERNNDAKVDKNGTGQITWSNLAQDAREQISGGKVAVVGNNAVATSNIVDGAVTDTKLDERMGFGLMIAGRLLIDVTNSQVELSGGSWFQVGKRKANARGTLTAPLPKTGLSQYVIYNDETNSLYVKTLNDIQNIGNRETILAILFNGALVHPQSSPFVKTVGLKVGERLDYVNADWGTVIQGEITYDAKTNTVRGQRKGDIIVSFQNYYINGIEDFEITLPNYSGKLLLFDRENKKFQVADMDSYDSHKKKDISKAASLIKVAEIYQNEIRHISSNSNIFLVNQETQRKQDITLERLKVDLQTKRTVIVTLGDSTTDGYRTSGYSGNVLESLTPKPNTYTEILNGIINGQKGYDYNHKFYNRGFSGKTIAWLKDNLDAVLAPITEKIDYAIISMGINDSVYQKDNIQPFEENHIDIVKRLKSKGIKPILMSTQAQFENYKRFGSKINSIADTLKRDLAKELGIPFIDYNAGTRNILNNSEYSVKALIPDMCHFGDLGHQKSAEFLASQLIHRVEEVVVGDKIGYQNNRVVSDLNYSDYLSDVEKEVKFLPSKVDGFDLEGHFNGAQKTMFEVLVYVNKPVVVKYFGENVSVSSNGANLDDGARLDVGLYKISVKNTPNQPSSFRGLKFE from the coding sequence ATGCCACAGAATGAAGCAGAAGGGCGCTTAAATCTATACGATGACGTGACGCCTTTGGAAAACACCAAGAACATCAACATTTTGGCAAGAGCTATCCGAAAGAAAACTAGGGGGGCAGATGTTCGAGAGGCCATCGCAAAGGCCATTGAAACGACATACGCTGACGGCACTGCCAACGGTAACGCCAACATGGAAGTTGCCAAAGCTCGTGGAGAATACGAAACTCTAAACCAACGTCTCCAAGATATCCAAACAACCGCCCAATCAAGTCAACAACTAGGGGAACGGAACAATGATGCCAAGGTTGACAAGAACGGTACCGGCCAAATAACGTGGTCAAACCTTGCGCAAGATGCAAGAGAGCAAATTTCAGGCGGCAAGGTGGCAGTGGTTGGGAACAATGCCGTTGCAACATCTAACATCGTTGATGGAGCAGTAACAGACACCAAACTTGATGAACGCATGGGGTTTGGGTTGATGATTGCTGGTCGCCTATTAATTGACGTCACTAATTCTCAAGTAGAGTTAAGCGGTGGCAGCTGGTTTCAGGTCGGGAAGCGTAAAGCCAACGCCAGAGGTACCTTAACAGCTCCGCTGCCAAAAACGGGTTTGTCGCAGTACGTTATTTACAACGACGAGACGAACTCGTTATATGTCAAAACATTAAACGACATTCAAAACATTGGTAATCGTGAAACCATCTTAGCAATCCTATTTAATGGAGCATTGGTTCACCCACAATCCTCTCCATTTGTTAAGACGGTGGGGCTCAAAGTCGGTGAACGCTTAGACTACGTGAATGCCGACTGGGGGACAGTTATCCAAGGGGAAATCACATATGACGCCAAAACAAATACTGTCAGAGGTCAAAGAAAAGGCGACATCATTGTCTCTTTTCAAAATTATTACATTAACGGCATTGAAGATTTTGAAATTACCTTACCGAACTACTCTGGGAAATTGTTACTCTTTGATAGAGAAAACAAAAAGTTTCAAGTAGCGGACATGGATAGTTACGACAGTCACAAGAAGAAAGATATTTCTAAAGCAGCTTCACTAATCAAAGTGGCCGAAATATACCAAAATGAAATTAGGCATATTTCTAGCAATAGCAATATTTTTCTTGTCAACCAAGAAACTCAACGCAAACAAGACATCACACTTGAACGGTTGAAAGTTGACTTACAAACCAAGCGGACAGTTATCGTAACGCTAGGTGACTCAACGACGGATGGGTACAGAACATCTGGTTATTCAGGAAATGTTCTTGAAAGTTTGACACCAAAACCAAACACTTATACCGAGATTTTAAACGGTATTATTAACGGTCAAAAAGGGTATGACTATAACCACAAATTCTATAATCGGGGCTTCTCTGGAAAAACAATTGCTTGGTTAAAAGATAACTTGGATGCTGTCTTAGCTCCAATCACCGAAAAAATCGACTATGCTATTATCTCAATGGGAATTAATGACAGTGTTTACCAGAAGGACAACATTCAACCTTTCGAAGAGAACCACATCGACATTGTTAAACGTTTGAAATCAAAAGGAATTAAACCAATTCTAATGTCGACACAAGCCCAATTTGAAAACTACAAGCGTTTTGGCTCAAAGATTAACAGTATCGCTGATACTCTCAAGAGAGATTTGGCGAAAGAACTAGGTATTCCATTCATTGACTACAACGCTGGAACTAGAAACATTCTGAATAACTCAGAGTATAGTGTTAAGGCTCTTATTCCTGATATGTGTCATTTTGGTGATTTAGGTCATCAAAAATCGGCAGAATTTCTAGCTAGTCAGTTGATTCATCGTGTCGAGGAAGTCGTTGTCGGTGATAAGATCGGCTACCAGAATAATCGTGTTGTCTCAGACTTGAACTATTCGGATTATTTATCTGATGTTGAAAAAGAGGTTAAATTCTTACCTTCAAAGGTAGATGGGTTTGACTTAGAGGGTCACTTTAATGGGGCTCAAAAGACCATGTTTGAAGTTTTGGTTTATGTCAATAAACCAGTTGTAGTTAAATACTTCGGGGAGAACGTGTCTGTAAGTAGCAACGGTGCTAACTTGGATGATGGCGCACGGTTGGATGTTGGTCTCTACAAGATTTCAGTTAAAAACACGCCAAATCAACCATCATCCTTCCGTGGTTTGAAATTTGAGTAG
- a CDS encoding phage holin family protein, giving the protein MNKPDGIWGILDVVRNFYEHGIDDHLWVFLLMIIIASDIVVGVSRAWAYHEFSSSKFRKGLVSHTAMIIFVAIFYPFANFMNLGGMLDAFIMAMIAAYGSSILASLSALGVEIPYFDKYIKRNIDKDKFNLTSIEEERKDNEND; this is encoded by the coding sequence TTGAACAAGCCAGATGGAATTTGGGGGATTTTGGATGTTGTACGGAACTTCTACGAGCATGGGATAGATGACCATTTATGGGTGTTCCTACTAATGATTATCATTGCTAGTGATATCGTGGTGGGAGTATCCAGGGCGTGGGCTTATCATGAGTTTTCAAGCTCTAAATTCAGAAAAGGGCTTGTCAGTCATACTGCTATGATTATCTTTGTAGCCATCTTCTATCCGTTCGCTAATTTCATGAATTTAGGCGGGATGTTAGATGCCTTTATCATGGCTATGATTGCAGCTTATGGATCTAGTATTCTAGCTAGCTTATCTGCTCTAGGAGTAGAAATTCCGTACTTTGATAAGTACATTAAACGAAACATTGACAAAGACAAATTTAATTTAACTTCAATCGAAGAAGAAAGAAAGGACAATGAAAATGATTAA
- a CDS encoding phage holin, translated as MINFKLRLQNKTTLVALISAVFLMLQQFGLTIPSNIQEGVNTFVVILVILGIVTDPTTKGVADSERALNYHQPRED; from the coding sequence ATGATTAATTTTAAATTACGCTTGCAAAACAAAACAACTCTAGTAGCACTTATTTCAGCGGTGTTCTTGATGTTGCAACAATTTGGACTTACTATCCCTAGTAATATCCAAGAGGGTGTAAATACTTTCGTTGTGATCTTGGTTATCCTTGGAATCGTAACTGACCCAACTACAAAGGGTGTGGCAGACAGTGAACGTGCATTGAACTACCATCAACCTCGTGAGGACTAG